One stretch of Actinacidiphila sp. DG2A-62 DNA includes these proteins:
- a CDS encoding helix-turn-helix domain-containing protein, whose translation MTWAREKAGLTKRALASEVDISEQLMGEIEFGWRSATPANLARIAAALNCPLVVLERKRQ comes from the coding sequence GTGACGTGGGCACGGGAGAAGGCCGGGCTGACGAAGCGGGCGCTGGCCAGTGAGGTCGACATCAGCGAGCAGTTGATGGGGGAGATCGAGTTCGGGTGGCGCAGCGCGACCCCGGCCAATCTGGCGAGGATCGCGGCGGCCTTGAACTGCCCCTTGGTCGTTCTGGAGCGCAAGCGGCAATGA
- a CDS encoding relaxase/mobilization nuclease domain-containing protein, producing the protein MIPSIHKPGSNTAGAIGYLYRTGRGHEAHTDPHLVASLDGLAPDPGRNPDATFKQLAAYLDLPVNATDPAERPDKPVWHCSVRAAPEDPILTDNQWADIARRMVAATGIAPEGDDGACRWIAVRHADDHIHILATKVRQDGTKPRDSYSYKRAQAEARQIELDYGLRRITPGDGTAAERPTRAETEKALRTGRARTPREQLRTIARTAVAVATSPEEYLRLLARSGVQVDVLHLPSGDIRGYKVALDGDTNAEGQPIWFSGSTLAPDLSYPQIRARLSSTEPVLPGPRRPNPWHQATTATERIPHHLAQNNDPAAQAHITAFAEALDVLPLHAPEELRPQLRAAATAFERASRSRVQADHHHARALRNAVRALARQPSTGDGATLAMFLDAALLAVIAIQRWQQSRHQNQQVEAARRTLTHLQAAYAHAAAAPLAALAHRAPPRSAAERHAGRIRQTLPAHADHILDDPHWPVLATTLADAESAGHDVPRLLRQAVNERALTDARSPAQVLTWRLHRLTQRPPLSPQAQAARARSTVLPTRRTAADTASSQPAARRSDTGDRRHR; encoded by the coding sequence ATGATCCCATCCATCCACAAGCCCGGCTCCAACACCGCCGGCGCGATCGGCTACCTCTACCGCACTGGCCGCGGCCACGAAGCCCACACCGACCCGCACCTCGTCGCCTCCCTCGACGGCCTGGCTCCCGACCCCGGCCGGAACCCCGACGCGACCTTCAAGCAACTGGCCGCCTACCTCGACCTGCCCGTCAACGCCACCGATCCGGCAGAACGCCCCGACAAACCCGTCTGGCACTGCTCAGTCCGCGCCGCCCCCGAAGACCCGATCCTGACCGACAACCAGTGGGCTGACATCGCCCGACGCATGGTCGCCGCCACCGGCATCGCGCCCGAAGGCGACGACGGTGCCTGCCGGTGGATCGCCGTCCGCCATGCCGACGACCACATCCACATCCTCGCCACCAAGGTCCGCCAGGACGGCACCAAACCCCGCGACTCCTACTCCTACAAGCGCGCCCAGGCCGAAGCCCGCCAGATCGAACTCGACTACGGGCTGCGCCGCATCACCCCCGGCGACGGCACCGCCGCCGAACGCCCCACCCGCGCCGAAACCGAGAAAGCCCTCCGCACCGGCCGCGCCCGCACACCCCGCGAACAACTCCGCACGATCGCCCGCACGGCCGTGGCCGTCGCCACCAGCCCCGAGGAATACCTACGTCTGCTGGCCCGCAGCGGAGTCCAGGTCGACGTGCTGCACCTTCCCTCCGGCGACATCCGCGGCTACAAAGTCGCCCTCGACGGCGACACCAACGCCGAAGGCCAGCCCATCTGGTTCTCAGGCTCCACCCTCGCCCCCGACTTGTCATACCCCCAGATCCGCGCCCGCCTCTCCTCTACCGAGCCCGTCCTGCCCGGCCCCCGCCGACCCAACCCCTGGCACCAGGCCACCACCGCCACCGAACGCATCCCCCACCACCTCGCCCAGAACAACGACCCGGCCGCCCAGGCACACATCACCGCCTTCGCCGAAGCCCTCGACGTACTGCCTCTCCACGCTCCCGAAGAACTCCGCCCGCAACTACGCGCAGCCGCAACAGCCTTCGAACGCGCCAGCCGCTCCCGCGTCCAAGCCGACCACCACCACGCCCGAGCACTCCGCAACGCCGTCCGTGCCCTCGCCCGACAACCCTCAACCGGCGACGGAGCCACACTGGCGATGTTCCTCGATGCAGCTCTGCTCGCCGTCATCGCGATCCAGCGCTGGCAGCAGTCCCGCCACCAGAACCAGCAGGTCGAAGCCGCGCGCCGCACCCTCACCCACCTCCAGGCCGCCTACGCCCACGCCGCCGCCGCACCGCTCGCCGCCCTCGCCCACCGCGCCCCGCCGCGGTCGGCAGCCGAACGCCACGCCGGGCGCATCCGCCAGACCCTCCCGGCCCACGCCGACCACATCCTCGACGACCCGCACTGGCCTGTCCTGGCCACCACCCTCGCGGACGCCGAATCCGCTGGCCACGACGTCCCGCGACTCCTCCGCCAAGCTGTCAACGAGCGCGCCCTCACCGACGCCCGCTCCCCCGCCCAAGTCCTCACGTGGCGCCTGCATCGCCTCACCCAGCGGCCCCCGCTCAGCCCTCAAGCACAAGCGGCCCGAGCCCGCAGCACGGTCCTTCCAACCAGGCGAACAGCGGCAGACACCGCGTCGTCTCAACCGGCTGCTCGCCGATCCGACACCGGCGACCGGCGACACCGATGA
- a CDS encoding MobC family plasmid mobilization relaxosome protein has translation MAQDTGRPGATGAGCGPEGGPAPRAAPTRTRPQRRTRTRQNKQRAAVSVRLSTTERTHLKAAADHTGASLAKFMAQASLAAAHDINHVAANLLDLRGTIRELVAARTDLARIGNNVNQIARAVNSGGDPIGAEAALADVRRVAARLETAAQTLAERA, from the coding sequence GTGGCGCAGGACACCGGGCGCCCGGGGGCGACCGGTGCGGGGTGCGGACCCGAGGGCGGCCCCGCACCAAGGGCAGCCCCGACCCGTACGCGACCGCAGCGACGCACCCGTACGCGTCAGAACAAGCAACGCGCCGCCGTCAGCGTCCGCCTCAGCACCACCGAACGCACGCACCTGAAGGCCGCCGCCGACCACACCGGCGCGAGTCTGGCCAAGTTCATGGCCCAGGCATCCCTCGCAGCCGCCCACGACATCAACCACGTCGCAGCGAACCTGCTCGACCTGCGCGGCACCATCCGCGAACTCGTCGCCGCCCGAACCGACCTGGCCCGCATCGGCAACAACGTCAACCAGATCGCCCGCGCCGTCAACTCCGGCGGCGACCCCATCGGCGCCGAGGCCGCCCTCGCCGACGTCCGCCGGGTCGCCGCCCGCCTCGAAACCGCCGCCCAGACGCTGGCTGAGCGCGCATGA
- a CDS encoding DUF2637 domain-containing protein, which produces MFPNAHVPVPRATAWDRAAITVLGGAGCALSYDALQQMAVAIHVRPALTYLFPAVIDGFIAYGIRALLVLRTAPFRARLYVWTLFTTATAASIWANALHAIRLNQQTHAAGLHLSDTTVGILSTLAPLALAGAVHLHILITRHGLPAVQVPVRRPTETPPSSDSAPETEVPPARSAEAEAVPSSGQAPVEHARAEEHPAAIPDESVRRIGRPPSAGLDELLALARPVFVAHENPTRAVVRDHVHAAGHTIAEDRLTQIMTALRREQPGR; this is translated from the coding sequence ATGTTCCCGAACGCCCATGTCCCCGTGCCCCGGGCCACCGCCTGGGACCGCGCCGCCATCACCGTCCTCGGCGGCGCGGGCTGCGCACTCTCCTACGACGCCCTGCAGCAAATGGCCGTCGCGATCCACGTCCGCCCAGCTCTGACGTACCTCTTCCCCGCCGTCATCGACGGGTTCATCGCCTACGGCATCCGCGCCCTGCTCGTCCTGCGCACCGCACCATTCCGTGCCCGCCTCTACGTCTGGACCCTCTTCACCACCGCCACAGCCGCCAGCATCTGGGCCAACGCCCTCCACGCCATCCGCCTCAACCAGCAGACCCACGCTGCGGGCCTGCACCTCAGCGACACCACCGTCGGCATCCTGTCCACCCTCGCCCCACTCGCCCTCGCAGGAGCCGTCCACCTCCACATCCTCATCACCCGCCACGGCCTGCCCGCCGTCCAAGTGCCAGTACGTCGGCCGACGGAGACTCCGCCGTCTTCGGACTCGGCACCCGAGACCGAAGTACCACCCGCCCGAAGTGCGGAGGCCGAGGCGGTTCCGTCGTCCGGTCAGGCGCCTGTCGAGCACGCGCGCGCCGAAGAGCACCCCGCCGCGATACCCGACGAGTCGGTCCGCCGGATCGGCCGGCCGCCCAGCGCCGGACTTGATGAACTCCTTGCCCTGGCCCGTCCCGTCTTCGTGGCGCACGAGAACCCCACCCGGGCCGTGGTCCGCGACCACGTCCACGCCGCCGGCCACACCATCGCCGAGGACCGGCTCACCCAGATCATGACTGCTCTGCGCCGCGAGCAACCCGGCCGCTGA
- a CDS encoding ATP-binding protein, which translates to MTTATREPSTVGGAVNRLAAILTARGIDPHAHVPAPEPEPTTALELADARIPPRYRRAVADHPRVTCWVTAITAAGRPGPGVTRGIATGPSLLIAGPTGTGKTHQAYGAIRALLAAGVRLRWEATTAADLYAAQRPQQGTDAERQLRALARSPLLLLDDLGAAKQSPWTEELTYRLVNHRYNQLLPTLVTTNLPVAELRDAVGDRVASRLAEMTDRVILTGRDLRRHTAS; encoded by the coding sequence GTGACCACCGCCACCCGCGAACCCTCCACCGTCGGCGGCGCGGTGAACCGCCTCGCCGCGATCCTCACCGCCCGGGGCATCGATCCGCACGCGCATGTCCCGGCCCCCGAGCCGGAGCCGACGACCGCGCTGGAACTTGCCGATGCCCGTATCCCGCCCCGCTACCGCCGCGCCGTCGCCGACCACCCGCGCGTCACCTGCTGGGTCACGGCGATCACGGCTGCGGGCAGGCCCGGCCCCGGCGTCACGCGCGGGATCGCCACCGGCCCGTCGCTGCTGATCGCCGGCCCGACCGGCACCGGCAAGACCCACCAGGCCTACGGCGCCATCCGTGCTCTGCTGGCCGCCGGTGTCCGGCTGCGGTGGGAGGCGACGACCGCCGCCGACCTCTACGCCGCACAGCGCCCCCAACAGGGCACCGATGCCGAGCGGCAGCTCCGGGCGCTGGCCCGCAGCCCGCTCCTGCTCCTGGACGACCTCGGCGCGGCCAAGCAGTCCCCGTGGACGGAGGAGTTGACCTACCGCCTGGTCAACCACCGCTACAACCAGCTCCTGCCGACGCTGGTCACCACCAACCTGCCCGTCGCCGAGCTCCGCGACGCCGTCGGCGACCGCGTCGCCTCCCGCCTCGCGGAGATGACCGACCGCGTCATCCTCACCGGCCGAGACCTCAGACGGCACACCGCCTCGTAA
- a CDS encoding excisionase family DNA-binding protein: MPERLLNVAEAAERLGTGERFIRRLISERRIAFVKVGRHVRLAESVLDAYVMVNTVQPVTRRRFRAHYGRAA; the protein is encoded by the coding sequence GTGCCTGAACGCCTTCTGAACGTCGCCGAGGCCGCCGAACGCCTCGGCACCGGCGAGCGCTTCATCCGCCGCCTCATATCCGAGCGCCGGATCGCCTTCGTCAAGGTCGGCCGCCACGTCCGCCTCGCGGAGAGCGTGCTCGACGCCTACGTCATGGTGAACACCGTGCAGCCCGTCACCCGCCGCCGCTTCCGCGCGCACTACGGGAGGGCGGCCTGA
- a CDS encoding tyrosine-type recombinase/integrase, with protein sequence MPKAKGAKRRFGSVRQYRSGRWTASYLDPTGLRRNSPETFSTKTDAEVWLSQVEADLTRGDWTDPDAGAVNFGEYALRWVEERGLAATTDELYRRLLRLHLLPAFGSYDLDEITPGRVRAWRADRLEATGTTTVAKSYRLLKAVLETAADDELIRRNPCRIKGAGKEEAEERPIASVEQVDAVAEAMGPRWRLMVYLAAYGSLRPEEQAELRRPDVTLPDEPEESKRRRDVPREPVLLRITRASPELTTGRRATGDPKSRAGKRVVVLPAFLTVDVRRHLDWFAAKEPDGLLFVGERGAPFRRSTFGRKWRKARTKVGLPDNFRFYDLRHTGNTLVTQSGGTLKDAMVRAGQSSERAALIYQHSTLDRQKEVAAGLDERVRAERLDAAADDPSGAEVVRLA encoded by the coding sequence ATGCCTAAAGCAAAGGGCGCCAAGCGCCGCTTCGGGTCGGTCCGGCAGTACCGTTCCGGACGCTGGACCGCCAGCTACCTTGATCCCACCGGCCTGCGCCGGAACTCACCGGAGACCTTCTCCACCAAGACCGACGCCGAGGTCTGGCTCTCCCAGGTGGAAGCCGATCTGACGCGCGGCGACTGGACGGACCCGGACGCCGGAGCGGTCAACTTCGGGGAGTACGCGCTGCGCTGGGTCGAGGAACGGGGTCTCGCCGCGACTACCGACGAGCTGTACCGCAGGCTGCTGCGTCTCCACCTCCTGCCGGCGTTCGGCTCGTACGACCTGGACGAGATCACGCCCGGCCGCGTCCGCGCCTGGCGGGCCGACCGGCTGGAGGCTACAGGGACGACAACTGTCGCCAAGAGCTACCGCCTGCTGAAGGCCGTCCTGGAGACGGCCGCCGACGACGAGCTGATCCGCCGCAACCCCTGCCGGATCAAGGGCGCGGGGAAGGAGGAGGCGGAGGAACGTCCGATCGCCAGCGTCGAACAGGTCGACGCGGTCGCCGAGGCCATGGGTCCGCGCTGGCGGCTGATGGTCTACCTCGCTGCCTACGGCAGCCTCCGCCCGGAGGAGCAGGCGGAGTTGCGCCGCCCCGACGTAACGCTGCCCGACGAGCCGGAGGAGTCGAAGCGGCGGCGCGACGTGCCGCGCGAGCCCGTGCTGCTCCGGATCACCCGCGCGTCACCGGAACTCACCACCGGCCGCCGTGCCACCGGCGACCCGAAATCGCGCGCCGGAAAGCGCGTCGTCGTCCTGCCCGCATTCCTGACCGTCGACGTACGACGGCACCTCGACTGGTTCGCGGCAAAAGAACCAGACGGTCTGCTCTTCGTCGGAGAACGCGGAGCACCGTTCCGCCGGTCCACCTTCGGCCGTAAATGGCGGAAAGCCCGTACGAAAGTCGGCCTGCCCGACAATTTCCGCTTCTACGACCTCCGGCACACCGGCAATACCCTCGTCACCCAGTCCGGCGGCACCCTGAAGGACGCCATGGTCCGCGCCGGCCAGTCCTCGGAGCGCGCGGCCCTCATCTACCAGCACTCCACGCTGGACCGGCAGAAGGAAGTCGCGGCCGGCCTCGACGAACGCGTCCGCGCCGAGCGCCTCGACGCGGCGGCCGACGACCCATCTGGTGCGGAAGTGGTGCGGCTGGCCTGA
- the dcd gene encoding dCTP deaminase has translation MLLSDKDIRTEIDSGRVRVDPFEPTMVQPSSIDVRLDRFFRVFENHRYPHIDPAVEQPDLTRLVEQEGDDAFILHPGEFVLASTYEVITLPDDIASRLEGKSSLGRLGLLTHSTAGFIDPGFSGHVTLELSNVATLPIKLWPGMKIGQLCLFRLSSSAEFPYGSQKYGSRYQGQRGPTPSRSYLNFHRTQV, from the coding sequence GTGCTTCTCTCAGACAAGGACATCCGGACCGAAATCGACAGCGGGCGCGTGCGCGTGGACCCGTTCGAGCCGACGATGGTGCAGCCGTCGAGCATCGACGTGCGCCTGGACCGGTTCTTCCGGGTGTTCGAGAACCACCGCTACCCGCACATCGACCCCGCGGTCGAACAGCCCGACCTGACGCGGCTGGTGGAGCAGGAGGGCGACGACGCGTTCATCCTGCACCCGGGCGAGTTCGTGCTCGCCTCCACGTACGAGGTGATCACGCTCCCCGACGACATCGCCTCCCGGCTGGAGGGCAAGTCCAGCCTCGGCCGGCTCGGCCTGCTCACGCACTCCACCGCGGGGTTCATCGACCCCGGCTTCTCCGGGCACGTCACGCTGGAGCTGTCCAACGTCGCGACGCTGCCGATCAAGCTCTGGCCCGGTATGAAGATCGGCCAGCTGTGCCTGTTCCGGCTCAGCTCGTCGGCCGAGTTCCCGTACGGGTCCCAGAAGTACGGTTCCCGGTATCAGGGCCAGCGCGGGCCGACGCCCTCCCGCTCGTACCTCAACTTCCACCGCACGCAGGTCTGA
- a CDS encoding DUF2000 domain-containing protein, with protein sequence MSNEHTEPLDPPHPPRFETKIAVLLRDDLEQWQRLNATAFLVSGLGPTLPEVVGEPYEDADGTAYLPMFRQPVMVFEGTKDLLAKALDRALTRALPRALFTADLFATGHDAANRAAVRAVPRTSLDLVGLAVYGPRNAVDKVMKGARMHP encoded by the coding sequence ATGAGCAACGAGCACACCGAACCCCTCGACCCGCCCCACCCGCCCCGCTTCGAGACGAAGATCGCCGTCCTGCTGCGGGACGACCTGGAGCAGTGGCAGCGGCTGAACGCGACCGCGTTCCTGGTCAGCGGGCTCGGCCCGACGCTGCCCGAGGTCGTCGGGGAGCCGTACGAGGACGCGGACGGCACCGCGTACCTGCCGATGTTCCGGCAGCCGGTGATGGTCTTCGAGGGCACCAAGGACCTGCTGGCCAAGGCGCTGGACCGGGCGCTGACGCGCGCGCTGCCGCGGGCGCTGTTCACCGCGGACCTCTTCGCGACCGGCCACGACGCGGCGAACCGCGCGGCGGTGCGGGCCGTGCCGCGCACGTCGCTGGACCTGGTCGGCCTCGCGGTCTACGGGCCGCGCAACGCGGTGGACAAGGTGATGAAGGGGGCGCGGATGCACCCGTAG
- a CDS encoding Yip1 family protein: protein MAACSPGSRTGVTGSGYVRRVAGQTHRQGDGGGYPPGYGRNRPGYGQPGHGQPYGQPGYGQPYGRERPDAYPAASGEPEYYPQGPAGAAAHDDAPGHTRAFTMGEPAPLSEGGYGPRGGQGYGPESHGDRGGYGGDGYDNVATYRAGRSAAPPAGPRLHWKDLLSGIVLRPGRTFWQMRDHTVWGPALTVTFVYGLLAVFGFDSARHDVLNTTLTASIPWVLTTGVMVVLCGLTLGAVTNTLARQLGGDGAWAPTIGLAMLVTSLTDAPRLLFALFLGGGNSFVQLLGWLTWLACAALLTSMVGKSHDLPWLKALGACSIQLIALLMLFKLPLI, encoded by the coding sequence ATGGCCGCGTGCTCCCCGGGCTCCCGCACGGGGGTGACGGGGAGCGGGTACGTTCGAAGGGTGGCTGGACAGACGCATCGACAGGGCGACGGCGGCGGCTATCCGCCCGGGTACGGGCGGAACCGGCCCGGGTACGGGCAGCCCGGGCACGGACAGCCGTACGGACAGCCCGGCTACGGACAGCCGTACGGGCGCGAGCGGCCGGACGCGTACCCGGCGGCGAGCGGCGAGCCGGAGTACTACCCCCAGGGACCGGCGGGCGCCGCGGCGCACGACGACGCCCCGGGCCACACGCGCGCGTTCACGATGGGCGAGCCGGCCCCGCTGTCCGAGGGGGGCTACGGCCCGCGGGGCGGTCAGGGCTACGGCCCGGAGAGTCACGGCGACCGCGGCGGGTACGGCGGCGACGGCTACGACAACGTGGCGACGTACCGGGCCGGCAGGTCCGCGGCGCCGCCGGCCGGACCGCGGCTGCACTGGAAGGACCTGCTGAGCGGAATCGTGCTGCGCCCGGGCCGCACGTTCTGGCAGATGCGCGACCACACGGTGTGGGGCCCGGCCCTCACCGTCACCTTCGTCTACGGCCTGCTCGCCGTCTTCGGCTTCGACTCCGCGCGCCACGACGTGCTCAACACCACGCTCACCGCGAGCATCCCGTGGGTGCTGACCACCGGTGTCATGGTCGTGCTGTGCGGCCTGACGCTCGGCGCGGTCACCAACACCCTCGCCCGCCAGCTCGGCGGCGACGGCGCCTGGGCGCCCACGATCGGCCTGGCCATGCTCGTCACGTCCCTCACCGACGCGCCGCGGCTGCTCTTCGCGCTCTTCCTCGGCGGCGGCAACTCCTTCGTCCAGCTCCTCGGCTGGCTCACCTGGCTCGCCTGCGCGGCGCTGCTGACGTCGATGGTCGGCAAGTCCCACGACCTGCCGTGGCTGAAGGCGCTCGGGGCGTGCTCGATCCAGCTGATCGCGCTGCTGATGCTGTTCAAGCTGCCGCTGATCTGA
- a CDS encoding thioredoxin domain-containing protein: MLGVTAAVALTGCGGSGGSGGGSDDAKARASASSGASADSASDSDSASPSGASGASGVPVPPAPPATGTPKPAPGTLPSRLEPDGTTITVGDPAAPHTISVYEDPRCPVCARFEKANGAKLTALATAGRVRLQYTLASFLDDNFGGGGSKRAVNALRAAVAANRFAPLHALVYARQPEESRDGFTVPFLLQLAGQVPGLRGPAFDAAVRGQTYASFVSGSEHAFVASGVQGTPTVSIDGKRLTGDVLTPAGFEAALKQHGLD, encoded by the coding sequence GTGCTGGGCGTCACCGCGGCCGTCGCGCTCACCGGCTGCGGCGGATCGGGCGGTTCCGGCGGCGGATCGGACGACGCGAAGGCCCGCGCGTCCGCATCCTCCGGCGCGTCCGCCGACTCCGCCTCCGACTCCGACTCCGCGTCCCCCTCCGGTGCTTCCGGCGCCTCGGGCGTGCCGGTCCCGCCCGCGCCGCCCGCCACCGGCACGCCGAAGCCCGCGCCCGGCACGCTGCCGTCCCGGCTGGAGCCCGACGGCACCACGATCACCGTGGGCGACCCCGCCGCGCCGCACACGATCAGCGTCTACGAGGACCCGCGCTGCCCGGTCTGCGCGCGCTTCGAGAAGGCGAACGGCGCCAAGCTGACCGCCCTCGCCACCGCCGGACGGGTGAGGCTGCAGTACACGCTGGCCTCGTTCCTCGACGACAATTTCGGCGGCGGCGGCTCCAAGCGCGCCGTCAACGCCCTGCGCGCCGCCGTCGCCGCGAACCGGTTCGCGCCGCTGCACGCGCTGGTCTACGCACGGCAGCCGGAGGAGTCGCGGGACGGCTTCACCGTGCCGTTCCTGCTCCAGCTGGCCGGGCAGGTGCCGGGGCTGCGCGGTCCGGCCTTCGACGCGGCGGTGCGCGGCCAGACGTACGCGTCCTTCGTCAGCGGCTCGGAGCACGCCTTCGTCGCCTCGGGCGTCCAGGGCACGCCGACCGTCTCGATCGACGGGAAGCGGCTGACCGGCGACGTGCTGACCCCGGCGGGCTTCGAGGCCGCGCTCAAGCAGCACGGCCTCGACTGA